The Papaver somniferum cultivar HN1 chromosome 3, ASM357369v1, whole genome shotgun sequence genome includes a region encoding these proteins:
- the LOC113359918 gene encoding pentatricopeptide repeat-containing protein At4g02750-like: MKFLGRPTTTSQNLQLKNTVISLTKKLTEYGKAGELQKAMNLFEEMPHRNQVSWNAMLTILLQSNKFIEAENVFEKMPLRNSTSYTTMIAGLSRSGFVAEARKVFDSIPVLEQNVFSWTAMISSYTHNGQHFDALKLFSITCGEFFPWILPNSFTFSTLLKSCLDVGSLVMAMQLHGLTVKILNEQDKENVYVQNCLVDLHSKLGNLGDAENVFNGLMWKDLSTWNVMMDAYARNLMIDKALVIFDSMEEKDTLSWNIMISGFAECGRGIEALDFFLRLCRLQGPGTYPNSSTFTIALTICGTYSMLNTGIQLHACVLKHGLTEGYSYTGNSLINMYMKCGSIEESEKLFYEMPRRDVISWNSLILGLGQNGLSKKAIEIGEKALSLGIYNHNTFTALLTTCSHGGLVDEGIEYFGAMSKSSGIEPFLDHYVCVIDMLGRAGKVVEAHDFLRKMPISPNAIAWSTLLNACLVHGNKEIGEVAARELRILEPSNSVSYVMLGNLYRKTGHFEESRQILELMNKIDLKKEKGISWTL; the protein is encoded by the coding sequence ATGAAATTCTTGGGCAGACCGACAACTACTTCGCAAAATTTACAGTTGAAGAATACGGTTATTTCTTTGACGAAGAAGCTAACAGAGTATGGAAAAGCTGGAGAATTACAGAAAGCCATGAATCTGTTTGAAGAAATGCCACACAGAAATCAAGTTTCTTGGAATGCAATGTTAACTATActtctgcaatcaaacaaattcaTCGAAGCAGAGAATGTGTTCGAGAAAATGCCCCTAAGAAACTCGACATCTTACACTACCATGATTGCCGGCTTATCAAGGTCGGGGTTTGTAGCTGAAGCGCGCAAGGTATTTGATTCGATCCCAGTTCTTGAGCAAAATGTATTTTCATGGACGGCTATGATTTCGTCTTATACACATAATGGACAGCATTTTGATGCTCTTAAACTTTTTTCAATCACTTGCGGAGAGTTTTTTCCATGGATATTACCGAATTCATTTACTTTTAGTACTCTTCTGAAGTCATGTTTAGATGTAGGGTCACTTGTGATGGCAATGCAGTTACATGGTTTGACAGTAAAGATATTGAATGAACAAGACAAAGAAAATGTTTACGTTCAAAACTGTTTGGTTGACTTGCATAGCAAATTGGGTAATCTGGGTGATGCAGAGAACGTTTTCAATGGGTTAATGTGGAAAGACTTGAGTACCTGGAATGTTATGATGGATGCTTATGCTAGAAATCTTATGATTGATAAAGCTCTTGTAATTTTCGATTCCATGGAAGAAAAAGATACGCTTTCATGGAACATTATGATCTCTGGATTTGCAGAATGTGGTCGTGGGATTGAAGCTCTTGATTTCTTTCTCCGCTTGTGTAGGTTACAAGGACCAGGTACATACCCTAATTCATCAACTTTTACGATCGCTCTAACTATATGTGGTACGTATTCTATGCTCAACACTGGGATACAACTACATGCATGTGTACTAAAGCATGGGCTCACTGAGGGTTATAGTTATACGGGTAATTCATTGATTAACATGTACATGAAATGCGGATCCATTGAAGAGTCAGAAAAACTGTTTTATGAGATGCCCAGAAGAGACGTGATCTCGTGGAATTCACTCATCTTAGGTCTTGGGCAGAATGGGCTTTCTAAGAAAGCAATAGAAATTGGAGAAAAAGCACTAAGTTTGGGTATCTATAACCACAATACGTTTACTGCGTTGCTAACAACTTGCAGCCATGGAGGATTAGTTGACGAAGGGATTGAGTATTTTGGTGCCATGAGTAAAAGTTCTGGGATTGAaccatttttggatcattatgtttGTGTGATTGATATGCTAGGAAGGGCAGGTAAAGTAGTCGAAGCACATGATTTCCTACGTAAGATGCCCATCTCACCGAATGCCATAGCATGGTCAACTCTTCTCAATGCATGCTTGGTTCATGGGAACAAGGAGATTGGGGAAGTTGCAGCTCGTGAGCTTCGGATTTTGGAGCCAAGTAATTCTGTAAGTTATGTGATGTTGGGAAATCTATATCGCAAAACAGGTCATTTTGAAGAATCTAGGCAGATTTTGGAATTGATGAACAAGATTGATTTGAAAAAGGAAAAGGGCATTAGTTGGACTCTTTAA
- the LOC113359919 gene encoding L-type lectin-domain containing receptor kinase IV.2-like, giving the protein MASKAFWIFLQIFFFQFVTSEYGFTYNGFLHANMSLSGASRVTSNGILELTNDTCKILGHSFYPHPLPFKENSTYSFVFSFATTFIFSAIPKYPGLGGHGLAFVISSTKEPKNSLRNQYLGLPNETSIAEFSTRIVGVEFDTVQSLDLNDINDNHVGIDIGSLVSNVSEPAKYFDGHNNKSVNLKSGDLIQAWIKYNGKKKLLTVTISPLGIPKPNQPLILSAIDLTPLMNEYMYTGFSASTGVLSASHNIHGWSFRIGGRAEDLDPSKVPIFKKSRNVVGHKKGFKVGIALACITLFLLVTCGSFQVVWWRKPADESLEEWEVEYGARRFKFSELLAATREFREENLIGSGGFGSVYKGIIPSTGLEVAIKRVAQDSRQGMREFVAEIMTMGRLRHRNLVQLHGWCRMKDELLLVYDHIPNGSLDDMLFSNNQKKTLNWEQRCQILIGVAQALLYLHEECEHKIVHRDVKPSNILIDADLYPKLGDFGLARISGHTINPQTTHIVGTLGYLAPELTKTGKATTSTDVYGYGALMLEVVCCRRPIEPQKNAQELVLVDWVRELHSRGELMRAVDPALDLYNPDEAKLVLGLGLLCLHPNPNYRPSMRKIVQYLLGDASAPLLPIDIQLDIQGLISDFSDGYYQTESEPFSSQLTSSKSISGITSLNEEMIPNHGARATY; this is encoded by the coding sequence ATGGCAAGTAAAGCTTTTTGGATTTTCTTGCAaatctttttctttcaatttgttaCTTCAGAATATGGTTTTACTTACAATGGGTTCCTCCATGCAAACATGAGCCTATCAGGAGCTTCACGCGTAACCTCCAACGGCATTCTAGAGTTAACTAATGATACTTGTAAGATCCTCGGTCATTCATTCTATCCGCATCCTCTGCCATTCAAGGAGAATTCAACCTATTCTTTCGTTTTCTCTTTTGCCACCACATTTATATTCTCAGCTATACCTAAGTACCCTGGACTAGGAGGTCATGGACTGGCATTTGTAATTTCGTCAACTAAAGAACCCAAGAATTCTCTTCGAAACCAGTACTTAGGTCTTCCAAACGAGACGAGCATTGCTGAATTCTCAACTCGGATAGTTGGTGTGGAGTTTGATACTGTTCAAAGTCTTGATCTTAATGACATCAATGATAATCACGTTGGGATAGATATAGGAAGCTTGGTCTCTAATGTATCCGAACCTGCAAAATATTTCGACGGACATAATAACAAATCTGTCAATCTCAAGAGCGGAGATCTTATTCAAGCATGGATTAAATACAACGGAAAGAAAAAGTTACTTACAGTAACTATATCTCCTCTTGGAATTCCAAAGCCAAATCAGCCGTTGATCCTTTCTGCAATCGACCTTACACCGTTAATGAATGAGTACATGTATACTGGCTTCTCTGCGTCAACAGGTGTGCTCTCTGCTTCACATAACATACATGGTTGGAGCTTTAGGATTGGTGGAAGAGCTGAAGATTTAGATCCTTCGAAAGTTCCAATTTTTAAGAAATCCAGAAATGTGGTGGGTCATAAGAAGGGTTTCAAAGTTGGAATTGCTTTAGCTTGCATAACTCTATTTTTGCTGGTGACCTGCGGTTCGTTTCAGGTGGTGTGGTGGAGGAAGCCTGCTGATGAGTCCTTAGAAGAGTGGGAAGTTGAGTACGGAGCTCGAAGATTCAAGTTCTCCGAGCTCCTTGCTGCAACCAGGGAATTTAGAGAGGAAAACCTTATAGGCAGTGGAGGATTCGGAAGCGTttacaaaggaattattcctagcaCAGGACTTGAGGTGGCAATTAAAAGGGTGGCGCAAGACTCGAGGCAGGGGATGAGAGAATTTGTGGCAGAGATAATGACTATGGGAAGGCTTAGGCATCGGAACCTAGTTCAGTTGCACGGTTGGTGCAGAATGAAAGATGAGCTTCTTCTGGTTTATGATCATATCCCAAATGGAAGCCTTGACGATATGTTGTTCAGCAATAACCAGAAGAAAACACTAAACTGGGAACAGAGATGTCAGATCCTGATAGGAGTAGCCCAAGCTTTGTTGTATCTGCATGAAGAATGTGAACATAAAATTGTGCACCGCGATGTAAAGCCGAGCAATATCCTCATAGATGCAGATCTCTACCCAAAGCTAGGAGATTTCGGCCTTGCAAGGATCTCTGGTCACACCATCAATCCTCAAACAACCCATATTGTAGGAACTCTCGGGTACCTAGCTCCGGAgctgaccaaaactgggaaagCTACAACAAGCACGGATGTGTACGGTTACGGCGCACTTATGCTGGAAGTGGTTTGCTGTAGAAGACCCATTGAGCCTCAGAAGAATGCCCAAGAATTGGTTTTGGTTGATTGGGTTAGAGAACTGCATTCTCGAGGAGAGCTAATGAGAGCCGTTGATCCTGCATTGGATTTATATAACCCGGACGAAGCAAAGCTTGTTCTTGGACTCGGTTTGTTATGTTTGCATCCCAACCCAAACTACAGACCTAGCATGAGAAAGATAGTGCAATATCTCTTAGGGGATGCTAGTGCTCCTCTTCTGCCCATTGATATTCAACTTGACATTCAAGGTTTGATCTCGGATTTCTCTGATGGTTATTATCAAACTGAATCTGAACCTTTCTCAAGTCAATTGACATCTTCTAAGAGCATCAGCGGGATCACAAGCTTGAACGAGGAAATGATACCTAACCATGGAGCCAGAGCAACTTATTAG
- the LOC113357227 gene encoding la-related protein 1A-like, protein MDEQGWVPVSLIAGFHRVEQLMKGIPYSVQFILDAVRTSTTVETMGDMIRKRNDWMNWILPPAATNFAPVPVPQPVGVPKDGNPEMNNHLQRSSGEGTCEVNKIKDLLREISTCDRIEDIRSGFYNFTFKLPRKMKARDAEIVVKAMEALVDTLQREYELIKREIDDADESYKEAIIEFVDKHPYVVDMPLFEDLFSDDQKRNLLELGTTKSKNKTVGDLRPWCFKLWMSFGSQFTPTCWY, encoded by the coding sequence ATGGATGAACAAGGCTGGGTTCCTGTTTCTTTAATAGCAGGCTTCCACCGAGTTGAGCAATTAATGAAAGGAATTCCATACAGTGTTCAATTTATATTGGATGCAGTGAGAACATCAACAACCGTAGAGACCATGGGTGATATGATAAGAAAGCGCAATGACTGGATGAATTGGATCTTGCCTCCAGCAGCAACTAATTTCGCTCCTGTTCCTGTGCCTCAGCCGGTAGGTGTACCAAAAGATGGGAACCCAGAGATGAACAACCATTTGCAACGTTCCTCCGGGGAGGGGACATGTGAAGTTAATAAAATTAAGGATCTTCTGCGAGAGATTTCTACATGCGACAGAATTGAGGATATAAGAAGTGGTTTCTACAATTTTACTTTCAAACTGCCGAGAAAAATGAAAGCGCGGGATGCAGAAATTGTAGTTAAGGCTATGGAGGCATTAGTTGATACTCTGCAACGTGAATACGAACTTATCAAAAGAGAAATTGATGACGCTGATGAATCTTATAAAGAGGCGATCATTGAATTTGTTGACAAGCATCCTTACGTCGTTGATATGCCATTGTTCGAAGACCTATTTTCTGACGACCAAAAAAGAAACTTGCTTGAGCTTGGCACAACAAAATCCAAGAACAAAACAGTGGGAGACCTCAGACCATGGTGTTTCAAACTATGGATGTCGTTTGGTTCACAGTTCACACCCACTTGTTGGTACTAG
- the LOC113357228 gene encoding zinc finger A20 and AN1 domain-containing stress-associated protein 6-like, which yields MAQESQKRGIEETGCQTPNSLTLCANNCGFFGTSATNNFCSKCYKDIISKQSNQKAPVVSIVTTEKKDNVEEDPIIGEAEKIAIANANDEGEATTSEDPTKKLANRCSFCRKRVGLTGFKCRCEQTFCSIHRYTDKHNCQFDYKSAAQDQIAKANPVVKANKIEKI from the coding sequence ATGGCGCAAGAGAGTCAGAAAAGAGGAATTGAAGAAACGGGTTGTCAAACTCCCAACTCTCTAACCCTTTGTGCTAACAATTGTGGGTTTTTTGGAACTTCGGCGACCAATAATTTCTGTTCAAAATGTTACAAAGATATCATTTCGAAGCAATCCAATCAAAAAGCTCCTGTCGTTTCAATTGTTACAACTGAGAAGAAGGATAATGTTGAGGAGGACCCAATTATCGGTGAAGCGGAGAAGATTGCGATTGCAAATGCAAATGATGAAGGTGAAGCGACCACCTCTGAAGATCCGACGAAGAAACTTGCCAACCGTTGCAGTTTCTGTAGGAAACGAGTTGGACTCACGGGATTTAAATGCCGGTGCGAACAAACGTTTTGTTCCATTCATCGTTACACGGATAAGCATAATTGTCAATTTGATTACAAAAGTGCAGCTCAAGACCAGATTGCGAAAGCTAATCCAGTTGTGAAAGCAAATAAGATTGAGAAGATTTGA